The Peribacillus simplex genome contains a region encoding:
- the bla gene encoding class A beta-lactamase, translating to MKSLSNIFSTSAFRKIVPVLFLSCATLVGCSNNSVNAELTKPKKQETANNHAFAKLEEKFDAKLGVFALDTGTNQTVAYHPDERFAYASTHKALAVGALLQQKSIEDLNQRITYTREDLVNYNPITEKHVDTGLTLKELSDASLRYSDNTAGNLILKQLGGPTGFKKALEEIGDNVTNPERFEPDLNEVNPGETHDTSTPRALATSLQAFTLGDALPTEKRELLIDWMKRNTTGDALIRAGVPKGWVVADKTGAGSYGTRNDISIIWPSKGDPIVLAVLSSRDKKDADYNDDLIAETTKEVIKALKAKNK from the coding sequence ATGAAATCATTGAGCAACATTTTTAGTACTTCCGCATTCAGAAAAATTGTGCCAGTTCTATTTCTTTCATGTGCAACGCTTGTAGGTTGTTCAAACAATAGCGTTAATGCTGAATTAACTAAACCTAAAAAACAAGAAACTGCCAATAATCATGCTTTTGCTAAGCTTGAAGAAAAATTTGATGCTAAACTTGGTGTCTTTGCGTTGGACACTGGTACAAACCAAACAGTAGCCTATCATCCAGATGAGCGTTTTGCTTATGCATCCACTCATAAGGCTCTTGCTGTAGGAGCACTTTTACAACAGAAATCAATAGAAGATCTTAATCAAAGAATTACCTATACACGTGAAGATCTTGTCAATTATAATCCGATTACAGAAAAGCATGTTGATACGGGGCTGACTCTTAAGGAGCTTTCTGATGCTTCTCTTCGATACAGTGACAATACTGCTGGAAACCTTATCCTTAAACAACTGGGGGGACCGACTGGGTTTAAAAAGGCACTGGAGGAAATCGGGGATAATGTTACCAACCCTGAGCGATTTGAGCCAGACTTAAATGAAGTCAATCCTGGTGAAACTCATGATACGAGTACACCAAGGGCACTTGCTACCAGTCTTCAGGCTTTTACATTGGGAGATGCACTTCCAACTGAGAAACGTGAACTTTTAATAGATTGGATGAAGAGAAATACTACTGGAGATGCGTTAATTCGTGCTGGAGTGCCGAAAGGTTGGGTAGTGGCTGATAAGACTGGAGCAGGCTCATATGGTACGCGAAATGACATTTCGATCATTTGGCCATCAAAAGGAGATCCTATTGTTCTTGCTGTACTTTCAAGTCGTGATAAAAAAGATGCCGATTACAACGACGACCTTATTGCTGAGACAACAAAAGAAGTAATTAAGGCCCTTAAAGCCAAAAATAAATAG
- the brnQ gene encoding branched-chain amino acid transport system II carrier protein: MATRVPFSFILVIGLMLFALFFGAGNLIFPPMLGQSAGMNIWSANAGFLITGVGLPLLGVLALGFSGKDDLQSLASRVHPVFGIVFTTVLYLAIGPLFALPRSGNVSFEIGVKPFLSDNPGSAPLLIFTIIFFSITCLFSINPAKVVGIVGKILTPIKITFIGILVVVAFKHPIGDFQAPIKNYSVQPFFNGFREGYLTMDTLASFVFGIIIINAIKEKGAKTKKQIMVVCAKATGIAAFFLATMYSALSYMGASSVEKLGHLENGGTILAKVSDYYFGAYGGILLGLMITVACLTTSVGLVTSCSSFFHKLFPKVPYKTIAISLSIFSAIVANIGLTQLIAVSIPLLTAIYPLAIVLIFLTFFHSLFKGKAEVYQGSLLLTFIISLFDGLNRAGIHFSSINNFFNEILPMYDVGLGWIIPAIVGGFIGFSSSILRGKFGLNPPTSS; this comes from the coding sequence TTGGCTACTAGAGTACCATTTTCATTTATATTGGTTATTGGTTTAATGTTATTTGCTCTATTTTTTGGGGCAGGAAATTTAATTTTTCCACCAATGCTTGGTCAATCAGCAGGAATGAATATCTGGTCGGCAAATGCAGGGTTTTTAATAACAGGAGTTGGCTTACCGTTACTTGGTGTGTTAGCACTTGGTTTTTCGGGGAAAGATGATTTACAGTCGTTAGCAAGTCGGGTCCATCCTGTATTCGGCATTGTATTCACAACCGTTCTTTATTTAGCCATTGGTCCTTTATTTGCTTTGCCTAGATCAGGAAACGTTTCTTTTGAAATCGGTGTAAAACCTTTTTTGTCCGACAATCCAGGCTCTGCACCTTTACTTATTTTTACCATCATCTTTTTTAGCATTACGTGCCTTTTTTCGATCAATCCCGCGAAAGTTGTCGGAATTGTCGGGAAAATATTAACACCAATCAAGATAACGTTCATTGGAATCTTAGTAGTGGTTGCTTTTAAACATCCAATCGGGGATTTTCAAGCACCTATTAAGAATTATTCAGTTCAACCATTTTTTAATGGGTTTAGAGAAGGGTATTTAACAATGGATACGCTTGCATCTTTTGTTTTTGGCATCATCATCATTAATGCCATTAAAGAAAAAGGTGCTAAAACAAAAAAACAAATTATGGTTGTTTGTGCAAAAGCAACTGGGATTGCTGCCTTTTTCCTGGCAACCATGTATTCAGCTCTTTCTTATATGGGTGCTTCAAGTGTAGAAAAACTTGGGCACCTGGAAAATGGAGGCACCATCTTGGCAAAAGTCTCGGATTATTATTTTGGAGCTTATGGCGGGATATTATTAGGATTAATGATTACAGTAGCTTGTTTAACAACAAGCGTAGGACTTGTTACATCTTGTTCTTCATTCTTCCATAAACTATTTCCAAAGGTACCTTACAAAACAATTGCTATTAGTTTATCTATTTTCAGTGCAATAGTTGCCAATATTGGGCTGACACAGTTAATCGCTGTTTCCATTCCTCTATTAACAGCTATTTATCCATTAGCCATTGTATTAATTTTCTTGACATTTTTTCATTCTTTATTTAAAGGGAAAGCTGAAGTGTATCAAGGAAGCTTACTTTTAACATTTATAATTAGTTTATTTGATGGATTAAATCGAGCTGGCATACACTTTTCTTCCATTAATAATTTTTTTAATGAAATTCTTCCTATGTACGATGTCGGACTGGGGTGGATCATTCCCGCAATTGTTGGAGGATTTATTGGATTTAGCAGCAGCATACTACGAGGGAAATTCGGTCTTAATCCCCCAACCAGTAGTTAA